CATGAAGAAGCGGCCAAATCGATGGAGCGATCGATGCGCTGGGCCAAGCGCTCGCGCGACGGCTTCGATGCCGGTGGCGAGCATGCGGAGCGCGCGGCGCTGTTCGGTATCCAGCAGGGCTCGCTTAACGAAGGGCTGCGCAGGATTTCGGCGGAAAAGCTGATCGAGATCGGCTTTGACGGTTATGCCGTGGGCGGCCTGGCGGTGGGCGAGGGGCAGGAGGCGATGTTCGCCACGCTCGACTTCGCGCCCGACATGCTGCCACAGGACAAGCCGCGCTACCTGATGGGCGTGGGCAAGCCCGACGACATCGTCGGCGCGGTCGAGCGCGGCATCGACATGTTCGACTGCGTGTTGCCGACCCGGTCAGGCCGCAATGGCCAGGCCTTCACCTGGGCCGGGCCGCTCAACATCCGCAACGCCAAGTTCAACGAGGATCTGGGGCCGCTAGACCCGCGCTGCGGCTGCCCCGTCTGCGCGACCTGGAGCCGTGCCTATCTCCATCACCTGGTGAAGTCGGGCGAAATGCTGGGCGCGATGTTGATGACCCAGCATAACATCCACTTCTATCAGGAACTGATGCAGGGGCTGCGTGATCATATCGCGGCCGGCACGCTGTCGCGCTTCACCGCCGATTTCCGCCGCGACTATCAACGGGTCTGACTGTCAGGGGACGACATTGATCGCGATGGCATAGCTGCCGGTTTCGCCATCATGCTCCAGGGGGGCGCGCAACTGGCGCGACAGGCCGGTCATGACCCGGCCATAGCGATTGCCCAGGAGAATGCTCATGTCGGGCGAAGCGGCCAGGGCGGCGGAGGACATGGCTAATATCGCGCGGTCGGTCCGTCCCGGTTCCAGATGCACGGTGATCCGCATGGTCGCGCGCGGATCGGACAGCATGGCCAGTTCGACCAGTTCGGTGACCAGGAAAGCGACCGGCACGGCCACATCCTGGCTGATGTGCAGATCGTCGCTGTCGATCTGGATGCCAAAGCGGCGGGCCTCGTGCGGGGCTGTTCCGCGCAGGCTGGCGGACAATTCGCTGATCAGCGGACGTACGCCGACGCCGCG
The sequence above is drawn from the Sphingobium sp. AP49 genome and encodes:
- the tgt gene encoding tRNA guanosine(34) transglycosylase Tgt, encoding MTQPRFSFSIAATDGKARTGAIQMRRGEIRTPAFMPVGTAATVKAMRPAEVRATGADIILGNTYHLMLRPGAERMARLGGLHGFMGWDRPILTDSGGYQVMSLSALTKMSEEGVAFSSHLDGSKHMLSPERSMEIQRLLDSDIVMAFDECTKNGCTHEEAAKSMERSMRWAKRSRDGFDAGGEHAERAALFGIQQGSLNEGLRRISAEKLIEIGFDGYAVGGLAVGEGQEAMFATLDFAPDMLPQDKPRYLMGVGKPDDIVGAVERGIDMFDCVLPTRSGRNGQAFTWAGPLNIRNAKFNEDLGPLDPRCGCPVCATWSRAYLHHLVKSGEMLGAMLMTQHNIHFYQELMQGLRDHIAAGTLSRFTADFRRDYQRV